ATTACCGATACTACTCTTCTTTCGCTATTTTCGTGTAACATTATTTATCTCCTTTCTTAGCTAACAACATCATGTTAAATAAACTTCCGCCCGCCGGAACCATAGGAAGAACATTTTCTAGTCTCTCAACAGTAACATCAATAAAAGTTACGACATCCTTTTTAATTGCATCTTTTAAAGCAGCATCAAACTCTTCTTTAGTAGATACTCTATACCCTGCCCCGCCAAATGCTTCTGCAAGTTTTACAAAGTCAGGTTGAACGCTTAAGTCTGTTTCAGAGTGACGTTTGTCATAGAAAAGTGTCTGCCACTGACGAACCATCCCTAAATAGTTGTTATTTAATATAATATTAATCACAGGTAGTTTTTTCTCAACTGCCGTCATCAATTCTTGAACATTCATCAAAATTGAGCCATCACCTGTAAAGTTAATACTTACTCTTTTAGGATCAGCTGCTTTAACACCCATAGCTGCGGGAAAACCAAAGCCCATTGTTCCAAGTCCGCCTGAACTTACAAACTGGCGAGCTCTGCTAAATGGATAGAACTGTGCAGTCCACATCTGATGCTGACCAACATCCGTTGAGATATTAGCTGTATCTCCAAGTATTTCGCCAACACGCTCTATTACCCATTGAGGTTTAATTCTATCACTGTCTTCATGATACATCAAAGGATGCAGTTCATCAAACTTAGCTATTGTTTCACGCCATTGAACATATTTTTTTGAATCAATCTTATCAACTTGCCCAAGCATATCTGTTACAACATTTTTAACATCCCCGACTATCGGGTAATCTGCATTTACCAGCTTAGAGATAGATGCAGGATCGATATCTACGTGTACTACACCTGCATTTTTAGCAAACTCACTAAGTTTACCTGTAACCCTGTCATCAAATCTCGCACCTAGTGCTATAACCAAATCAGTCTCACTCATAGCCATGTTTGATGCATATGAACCATGCATACCTAACATACCGACAAGAAGTTCATCATCGTGACTTAAAGTTCCACGAGCCATAAATGTCTCAACGGCAGGAATTCCTGTTTTGCTAACCAACTCTCTAACTTCATCAGATGCATTAGAATTTATAACACCACCGCCTAGATAAAAAAGCGGACGTTTTGCTTTACTCATAGCTTCAATAGCTTTTTTGATCTGACGTGGATTACCTTTTGTATGAGGTTTATATGTTTCTAAATCTAATTCAACAGTGTAATCAAACTCAGCAATCTCTGCAGTAACATCTTTTGGAATGTCAACATGAACAGGACCAGGACGACCAGATGCAGCTATATAAAACGCTTCTTTTAATATTCTCGGTAAATCTTCTGCCGTTGTAACCAGATAGTTGTGTTTTGTACATGAACGGCTAATTCCAACCGCGTCTATCTCTTGGAATGCGTCTGTACCGATTAAACTCATAGGAACCTGTCCAGAGATAACAACTAAAGGGATGGAGTCCATATATGCGTCTGCAAGACCCGTAACTGCATTTGTAAAACCCGGACCTGAGGTTATCATTGCAACACCAACTTTTCCGCTAGCTTTAGCATAACCCTCGGCAGCATGTACGGCAGCTTGTTCATGGCGAGTTAATATGTGATGGAACTTATCTTGTTTATAAATTTCATCATAGACATTCATGATAGCTCCACCAGGGTATCCAAACACAGTGTCAACACCCTCTTCAATTAAAGCTTCTATGACCATTTGAGCGCCATTTATTTGCATGAAAAGTCTCCTAATATAAAATTTTTTGGATTATACTTAAAAAGCTTTTTGATTTAGGTTAAATTCATAAATAATTTTAAAGTTTATATTATTCTAAGATATCTATGCTCTTTACAGATGGCTGCCAATTCTTTTTAGAACCTTTTTTCAAA
The genomic region above belongs to Sulfurimonas lithotrophica and contains:
- a CDS encoding acetolactate synthase large subunit, which encodes MQINGAQMVIEALIEEGVDTVFGYPGGAIMNVYDEIYKQDKFHHILTRHEQAAVHAAEGYAKASGKVGVAMITSGPGFTNAVTGLADAYMDSIPLVVISGQVPMSLIGTDAFQEIDAVGISRSCTKHNYLVTTAEDLPRILKEAFYIAASGRPGPVHVDIPKDVTAEIAEFDYTVELDLETYKPHTKGNPRQIKKAIEAMSKAKRPLFYLGGGVINSNASDEVRELVSKTGIPAVETFMARGTLSHDDELLVGMLGMHGSYASNMAMSETDLVIALGARFDDRVTGKLSEFAKNAGVVHVDIDPASISKLVNADYPIVGDVKNVVTDMLGQVDKIDSKKYVQWRETIAKFDELHPLMYHEDSDRIKPQWVIERVGEILGDTANISTDVGQHQMWTAQFYPFSRARQFVSSGGLGTMGFGFPAAMGVKAADPKRVSINFTGDGSILMNVQELMTAVEKKLPVINIILNNNYLGMVRQWQTLFYDKRHSETDLSVQPDFVKLAEAFGGAGYRVSTKEEFDAALKDAIKKDVVTFIDVTVERLENVLPMVPAGGSLFNMMLLAKKGDK